From one Humulus lupulus chromosome 8, drHumLupu1.1, whole genome shotgun sequence genomic stretch:
- the LOC133795438 gene encoding uncharacterized protein LOC133795438, whose product MAEMMKSMREEIRMLRYQQGPSGNPQHTSSKTESRFDNLLQRYFPSQPKAGISSKSPPPWSMPQQQQHLHPPQQNSPNMYGGTSQQFQYMYGCSSQSPLELQQDKRGGRPYPSGLISGFQNAVRYGDLVDLDLLGYPFTWERGRGSTNFIEIRLDRALVTNSWLNLFPHATLTNVEVTTSDHYPIFLSPLPVRSVHHNRPSRFENAWLRESMCRKMVEDIWLSHYGSSFSTKLTICARELSIWGKEIAGAFQQRLTECQRRIKLLKSCTDADSIRLFNEENNKLFEILTQNEVFWRQRSKMLWLKEGDNNSRFFHAATRSRKRNNQIEKLRNSAGDFVDWDHGLQDVMVDYFQDLFRSSATSWEYTVQCINRSISLDQREVMIQPIEDEEVKKALFQMHPDKSPGPDGMTPDFYQKYWDVVGDDVVQLVHDFWDREAFEEGLTFTNIVLIPKKKQPLSMGDLRPISLCNVLYKVISKVLANRLKGVIDSVISET is encoded by the exons ATGGCGGAGATGATGAAGTCAATGCGTGAAGAGATTCGGATGTTGAGATATCAACAAGGTCCATCTGGTAATCCTCAGCATACCAGTTCAAAAACTGAGTCGCGGTTTGACAACCTTCTGCAACGGTATTTTCCATCACAACCTAAAGCTGGTATATCTTCTAAAAGTCCACCTCCttggtcgatgccacaacaacaacaacatttgCATCCACCTCAACAGAATTCTCCTAACATGTATGGAGGTACATCACAACAATTTCAGTACATGTATGGATGCTCCTCCCAGTCCCctctagagct TCAACAAGATAAGAGGGGAGGTAGGCCTTATCCCTCTGGGTTGATCTCAGGTTTTCAGAACGCAGTTAGATATGGTGATTTGGTCGATTTAGATTTGCTTGGGTATCCCTTCACTTGGGAAAGAGGCAGAGGCTCCACAAATTTCATTGAGATAAGGTTAGATCGTGCTCTTGTTACCAACAGTTGGTTGAATCTCTTCCCACATGCTACACTTACTAATGTTGAGGTTACTACTTCCGACCATTACCCAATCTTCCTTTCTCCTCTGCCAGTTCGTTCTGTGCATCACAACCGCCCCTCTCGTTTTGAAAATGCATGGTTAAGGGAGTCCATGTGCAGGAAAATGGTCGAAGATATTTGGCTTTCTCATTATGGAAGCTCTTTTAGTACAAAGTTAACCATTTGCGCGCGGGAACTATCGATTTGGGGTAAAGAGATCGCAGGGGCTTTCCAGCAGCGCCTCACTGAATGTCAACGCAGAATTAAGCTTCTTAAATCTTGTACAGATGCTGACTCTATTCGGTTGTTTAATGAAGAGAATAATAAGCTGTTTGAGATCTTAACTCAAAATGAGGTCTTTTGGAGGCAAAGATCTAAGATGCTATGGCTTAAAGAAGGAGATAATAACTCTAGATTTTTTCATGCAGCAACTAGATCGAGAAAGCGTAACAATCAGATTGAGAAGCTTCGTAATAGTGCAGGCGATTTTGTTGATTGGGACCATGGATTACAAGATGTAATGGTGGATTATTTTCAGGATCTTTTTAGGTCCTCGGCCACATCTTGGGAGTATACTGTTCAGTGTATTAATCGTTCTATTTCGCTTGATCAGAGAGAAGTGATGATACAGCCGATCGAGGATGAGGAGGTTAAGAAGGCCTTATTTCAAATGCACCCAGACAAATCCCCAGGCCCAGATGGTATGACTCCGGATTTTTATCAGAAATATTGGGATGTTGTAGGAGATGATGTGGTGCAGCTGGTTCATGACTTTTGGGATAGGGAAGCATTTGAGGAGGGATTAACTTTTACAAATATTGTTTTGATTCCTAAAAAGAAGCAGCCTTTATCTATGGGGGACCTTCGTCCAATCTCCCTTTGCAACGTTCTCTATAAAGTTATTTCAAAAGTTCTGGCTAACAGATTGAAGGGCGTTATTGATTCAGTTATCTCAGAGACTTAA